A stretch of the Hippoglossus hippoglossus isolate fHipHip1 chromosome 1, fHipHip1.pri, whole genome shotgun sequence genome encodes the following:
- the dnajb14 gene encoding dnaJ homolog subfamily B member 14: protein MEGNRDEAERCLNIATTALEAGDKEQAVKFLNKAQRLFPTDRAKALLDALTKNGSSAGNGAYRRRPAESSESTGGRPEREGHESGGSDSSKGFTKDQVEGVHRIKRCKDYYEVLGATKEASEDELKKAYRKLALKFHPDKNHAPGATEAFKKIGNAYAVLSNPDKRRQYDVTGGEEPSSPGHSHGAGFDFHRGFEADITPEDLFNMFFGGGFPSSSTHTFTNGRTTFSQQTDNRQERTEERGDGGFSMFIQLMPIVVLILVSILSQMMVSPQPYSLYSRPSTGQTLKRQTENLRVDYYVSKDFKSEFKGSALHQIEKNVEEDYVANVRNNCWKERQTKTDLLYAAKVYRDDRMRKKAELLTMDNCKELDRLNSLFRGG, encoded by the exons atggaaggGAACAGAGACGAGGCAGAGAGATGTTTAAACATAGCGACCACAGCCCTGGAAGCTGGAGACAAGGAGCAGGCGGTGAAGTTTCTAAACAAAGCGCAGAGGCTGTTCCCGACCGACAGAGCCAAAG ctTTGTTGGATGCATTAACGAAGAATGGGAGCTCGGCGGGTAATGGCGCATACAGAAGGAGACCAGCAGAAAGCTCAGAAAGCACCGGCGGCCGGCCAGAGAGGGAAGGCCATGAATCTGGTGGAAGTGATTCATCTAAAGGCTTCACCAAAGACCAGGTGGAAGGTGTGCATAG aaTAAAGCGGTGTAAGGACTACTATGAAGTGCTCGGCGCCACTAAAGAAGCCAGTGAGGATGAGCTAAAGAAAGCCTACAGGAAATTAGCGCTAAAGTTCCATCCGGACAAAAATCATGCACCCGGAGCAACAGAGGCCTTCAAAA AGATTGGTAATGCGTATGCAGTGCTGAGCAACCCGGACAAACGACGGCAGTATGACGTGACGGGAGGGGAGGAGCCAAGCAGCCCGGGTCACTCACACGGAGCAGGCTTCGACTTCCACAGGGGCTTTGAGGCCGACATCACTCCTGAGGACCTCTTCAACATGTTCTTCGGAGGAGGTTTCCCTTCTT CAAGTACACACACCTTCACCAACGGCAGAACGACCTTCAGCCAACAGACAGATAACCGACAAGagagaacagaagaaagaggagat GGTGGTTTCTCAATGTTTATCCAGTTGATGCCCATTGTGGTGCTGATATTAGTATCGATACTGAGCCAGATGATGGTTTCCCCTCAACCTTACAGCCTCTATTCTAGACC GTCCACGGGTCAGACCTTAAAGCGACAGACAGAAAACCTGCGTGTCGACTATTATGTCTCTAAAGATTTCAAGTCTGAGTTTAAAGGCTCGGCGCTGCACCAGATCGAGAAAAATGTGGAGGAGGATTACGTAGCTAATGTCAGAAATAACTGTtggaaggagagacagacaa AAACAGACCTGCTGTACGCTGCCAAGGTGTACAGGGATGACCGCATGCGCAAGAAGGCAGAGCTCCTGACCATGGATAACTGCAAGGAGCTGGACAGACTAAATAGCCTATTCAGAGGAGGATGA
- the pla2g12a gene encoding group XIIA secretory phospholipase A2 yields the protein MLCHRGLGHVVLLGLLCCGGFPRVFAWKQEPETPDWRATLKTIRNGIHKIDTYLNAALDLFGGDDGLCHYRCSDGYKPVPRPGYKPPPPNGCGSPLFGFKFDIGIPSMTKCCNKHDRCYDTCGQEKHDCDEQFQDCLETICRNVQKTLGLEQSVQACETTVNLLFDAVMHLGCKPYLDSQKDSCVCQYEMKKEL from the exons ATGTTGTGCCACAGGGGCCTGGGCCATGTTGTCCTGCTGGGGCTGCTCTGCTGCGGGGGGTTCCCACGTGTGTTCGCCTGGAAGCAGGAGCCGGAGACTCCGGACTGGAGGGCCACCCTGAAAACCATCCGCAACGGGATTCACAAGATCGACACGTACCTGAACGCAGCGCTGGACCTGTTCGGAGGAGACGACGGGCTGTGTCATTACAGGTGTAGTGATG GTTACAAGCCGGTGCCTCGTCCTGGGTACAAGCCGCCGCCACCCAACGGATGTGGCTCCCCGCTCTTTGGATTCAAG TTTGACATAGGCATCCCGTCCATGACAAAATGCTGTAACAAGCATGACCGCTGCTACGACACATGCGGCCAAGAGAAGCACGACTGCGATGAGCAGTTCCAGGACTGTCTGGAGACCATCTGCAGGAACGTGCAAAAAACTCTGGGACTGGAGCAGAGTGTCCAAG CTTGTGAGACGACGGTGAATCTGCTGTTCGATGCCGTGATGCACCTGGGATGTAAACCCTACCTGGACAGCCAGAAAGactcctgtgtgtgtcagtatgaaATGAAGAAGGAACTGTGA